The following are encoded in a window of Rubritalea squalenifaciens DSM 18772 genomic DNA:
- a CDS encoding HEAT repeat domain-containing protein: protein MSRKVFLVTLLCAVTAFAGFVGWAMRGMSDKGGELAVQQTQDLELPSNSRTAALPLDEGIEQMNGSELAMQEDLSSAIRALTDPTVSERLRLDLARRIDTGLESGDVDYLFGLFRHNPGGDNKVWWVVLNEIMQQMDAKGVGADRFEAELIQLVKSKGAHEVARDYAVQHLALWIRNQGSGLSPESSEAVKMGQAMQAIADTITDPSLSGTSIPGTAIMSLTQASRQLPEEISAPVWQRLDPLLSSMMKGETKADLGMRTSIVQAVALRDSQAHLPLIREMARDAEIDPSMRLTSIAALGVYRSEEDKSYLESIANSNDRFRYAAQSALKKFQN, encoded by the coding sequence ATGAGCAGAAAAGTATTTTTAGTCACCTTGCTTTGCGCGGTCACAGCCTTCGCTGGTTTCGTAGGCTGGGCGATGCGAGGAATGTCAGACAAGGGGGGGGAGCTAGCCGTGCAACAGACCCAAGACCTGGAGCTACCTTCAAATTCGCGTACAGCAGCCTTACCCCTGGATGAAGGGATTGAACAGATGAACGGGAGTGAGCTTGCTATGCAGGAAGATCTCTCTTCGGCTATCAGGGCTCTCACAGATCCTACGGTGTCCGAGCGTCTGCGGCTTGATCTGGCTCGTCGTATTGATACGGGGCTGGAGTCCGGTGATGTGGATTATCTCTTCGGCCTATTTCGCCATAACCCCGGCGGCGACAATAAAGTCTGGTGGGTAGTGCTCAATGAGATCATGCAACAGATGGACGCCAAAGGTGTCGGTGCTGACAGGTTTGAGGCGGAGCTCATCCAGCTAGTCAAGAGCAAGGGGGCTCATGAGGTCGCCCGGGACTACGCAGTCCAGCATCTGGCCTTGTGGATCAGGAACCAAGGCTCTGGCCTGAGCCCTGAGAGTTCTGAAGCCGTGAAAATGGGACAAGCCATGCAAGCCATCGCAGACACCATCACCGACCCGTCCCTGTCTGGAACTTCTATCCCGGGAACAGCGATCATGTCGCTGACCCAGGCATCCAGGCAGTTGCCAGAGGAGATCAGCGCTCCTGTCTGGCAGAGGCTAGACCCGCTTCTTAGCTCCATGATGAAGGGGGAAACCAAGGCAGATCTGGGTATGCGTACCTCCATCGTGCAGGCGGTGGCTTTGCGGGACAGCCAGGCCCACCTGCCTCTCATCCGGGAGATGGCCAGAGATGCCGAGATAGATCCTTCCATGCGACTGACATCGATTGCAGCGCTGGGTGTCTACCGCTCCGAGGAGGATAAAAGCTATTTGGAAAGCATCGCTAACAGCAACGACCGCTTTCGTTACGCAGCCCAGTCTGCACTCAAGAAATTTCAAAACTAA